The following proteins are co-located in the Candidatus Nanopelagicales bacterium genome:
- a CDS encoding polyribonucleotide nucleotidyltransferase — MEGSTIQTAQAVIDNGEFGTHTITFETGRMARQAGGAAVVYFDDDSMLLATTTAGKHPKEHFDFFPLTVDVEERMYSIGKIPGSFFRREGRPSEDAILTCRLIDRPLRPSFVKGLRNEVQVVITVLSLHPGVPYDVVAINGASMATMLSGLPFSGPIGGVRVALIKGQWVAFPTHGQLDEATFDMVVAGRVVGDDVAIMMVEAEATDATVELIGGGGVAPTEEVVAQGLEAAKPFIRALCDAQNELAGRAAKETVEFPTFPDYHDDVLAAVDAAAAGPLAEAMTIADKTERNDELDRVSAEVRDSLADQFPERDAEIKAALRAVTKKVVRQRVLRDKVRIDGRGLTDIRQLSAEIEVVPRAHGSALFERGETQIMGVTTLNMLRMEQQLDTLNPVTRKRYMHNYNFPPYSTGETGRVGSPKRREIGHGALAERALIPVLPTREEFPYAIRQVSEALGSNGSTSMGSVCASTLSLLDAGVPLKAPVAGIAMGLISDTVDGDTEYVALTDILGAEDAYGDMDFKVAGTREFVTALQLDTKLDGIPASVLAGALSQAKDARMTILDVMAEAIDAPDEMSEHAPRIITIQIPVDKIGEVIGPKGKIINQIQEETGADITIEDDGTIYVGAAEGSAAEEARRQINAIANPAMPEPGERYLGTVVKTTNFGAFVSLMPGKDGLLHISEVRKLVGGQRINAVEDVLSVGQKVQVEIKEVDQRGKLSLIPVLEDSDGAEPSEG; from the coding sequence GTGGAGGGTTCCACAATCCAAACCGCCCAGGCCGTCATCGACAATGGCGAGTTCGGCACCCACACCATCACGTTCGAGACCGGGCGCATGGCTCGTCAAGCCGGCGGCGCCGCTGTCGTCTACTTCGACGACGACAGCATGCTGCTGGCCACCACCACAGCCGGGAAGCACCCCAAGGAGCATTTCGACTTCTTCCCACTCACCGTTGATGTCGAGGAGCGCATGTACTCCATCGGCAAGATCCCGGGATCGTTCTTCCGACGGGAGGGCCGGCCGAGCGAGGACGCCATCCTGACGTGCCGACTGATCGACCGGCCACTGCGGCCCTCGTTCGTCAAGGGTCTGCGCAACGAGGTGCAGGTCGTCATCACGGTCCTGTCCCTGCACCCGGGTGTTCCCTACGACGTCGTGGCCATCAATGGCGCCTCCATGGCGACCATGCTGTCCGGATTGCCGTTCAGCGGCCCCATCGGTGGGGTGCGCGTGGCGCTCATCAAGGGCCAGTGGGTCGCGTTCCCGACGCACGGTCAACTCGACGAGGCCACGTTCGACATGGTGGTCGCGGGTCGCGTCGTCGGCGACGACGTCGCGATCATGATGGTCGAGGCCGAGGCCACCGACGCCACGGTTGAGCTGATCGGCGGTGGCGGTGTTGCCCCGACCGAAGAAGTGGTCGCGCAGGGCCTCGAGGCCGCGAAACCGTTTATCCGTGCGCTTTGTGATGCGCAGAACGAGTTGGCCGGCCGGGCTGCCAAGGAGACTGTGGAGTTCCCGACCTTCCCCGACTATCACGACGATGTTTTGGCTGCCGTGGATGCCGCGGCCGCGGGTCCGCTCGCGGAGGCGATGACGATCGCAGACAAGACCGAGCGCAACGACGAACTGGATCGGGTGTCGGCCGAGGTTCGTGACAGTCTCGCCGATCAGTTCCCCGAGCGGGACGCCGAGATCAAGGCCGCCCTGCGCGCCGTGACCAAGAAGGTCGTGCGCCAACGGGTCCTGCGGGACAAGGTTCGTATCGACGGTCGCGGACTCACGGACATCCGGCAGCTGAGTGCCGAGATCGAAGTTGTGCCGCGGGCCCACGGCAGTGCCCTGTTCGAGCGTGGGGAGACCCAGATCATGGGCGTGACCACACTGAACATGCTGCGCATGGAGCAGCAGTTGGACACGCTGAACCCGGTGACGCGCAAGCGCTACATGCACAACTACAACTTCCCGCCCTACTCCACCGGTGAGACCGGTCGGGTGGGGTCACCGAAACGACGCGAGATCGGACACGGCGCGCTCGCGGAGCGGGCTTTGATCCCGGTCCTGCCGACCCGCGAGGAGTTCCCCTACGCGATCCGTCAGGTGTCCGAGGCTCTGGGCTCCAACGGATCCACCTCCATGGGGTCGGTGTGTGCCTCGACCCTGTCGTTGCTCGACGCGGGCGTACCGCTCAAAGCTCCGGTGGCGGGTATCGCCATGGGCTTGATCTCCGACACGGTCGACGGTGACACCGAGTACGTCGCGCTCACCGACATCCTGGGCGCTGAGGATGCCTATGGCGACATGGACTTCAAAGTCGCCGGCACTCGGGAGTTCGTCACCGCCCTGCAGTTGGACACCAAGCTCGACGGTATTCCCGCGAGCGTGCTTGCCGGGGCGCTGAGCCAGGCCAAGGATGCCCGCATGACGATCCTCGATGTCATGGCGGAGGCCATCGATGCCCCGGACGAGATGTCGGAGCACGCGCCACGGATCATCACGATCCAGATCCCCGTGGACAAGATCGGCGAGGTGATCGGACCGAAGGGCAAGATCATCAATCAGATCCAGGAGGAGACCGGCGCAGACATCACGATCGAGGACGACGGCACGATCTATGTCGGTGCGGCCGAAGGGTCGGCCGCGGAGGAGGCACGTCGCCAGATCAATGCGATCGCCAATCCGGCAATGCCCGAACCGGGGGAGCGCTATCTGGGGACCGTGGTGAAGACCACGAACTTCGGGGCGTTCGTCTCGCTGATGCCGGGCAAGGATGGGCTGCTGCACATCTCTGAGGTGCGCAAACTGGTCGGGGGCCAGCGGATCAACGCTGTCGAGGACGTCCTGAGCGTGGGACAGAAGGTCCAAGTGGAGATCAAAGAGGTCGATCAACGCGGCAAGCTGTCCTTGATCCCAGTCCTCGAAGACAGCGACGGTGCGGAGCCGAGCGAGGGCTGA
- the rpsO gene encoding 30S ribosomal protein S15: protein MALDAAVKQSIIDDYATHPGDTGSPEVQVALLTRRISDLTEHLKEHKHDHHSRRGLLLLVGQRRRLLNYLSDRDIARYRSLIERLGIRR from the coding sequence ATGGCACTGGATGCCGCTGTGAAGCAAAGCATCATCGACGATTACGCCACTCATCCCGGTGACACGGGTAGTCCAGAGGTTCAGGTCGCGCTGTTGACGCGCCGGATCTCGGATCTGACCGAGCACTTGAAGGAGCACAAGCACGACCACCACAGCCGTCGTGGTCTGCTGCTGCTCGTGGGTCAGCGTCGCCGACTGCTCAACTACCTGTCCGACCGGGACATCGCACGGTATCGCTCCCTGATCGAACGGCTCGGCATCCGCCGCTGA
- a CDS encoding TMEM175 family protein: MASRHTDRGFDRLVNFSDAVMAVAITLLILPLTELAGEVKASESAWTWLGANQEVWTAFLISFIVLSNYWLVHHRMFEAIGDYDNVLAWINFGWLLSIITLPFTTELVTNHGFGQGSGMVYMINLAAIGGFLALIGWWVSAHPSLQAPDFDPNTQRIRKSVVYVAYFLGVGVLSLFAPSIASWVLLGMIPLGYLLSRGDTDD; this comes from the coding sequence ATGGCTAGTCGACACACCGATCGCGGCTTCGACCGGCTCGTCAACTTCAGCGATGCGGTGATGGCGGTGGCCATCACCTTGCTGATCCTGCCGCTGACCGAACTGGCGGGCGAGGTGAAGGCCTCGGAATCCGCATGGACGTGGTTGGGCGCCAACCAGGAAGTGTGGACGGCCTTCCTGATTTCCTTCATCGTGCTGTCCAACTACTGGCTGGTCCACCACAGGATGTTCGAAGCCATCGGCGATTACGACAACGTCCTCGCCTGGATCAACTTCGGCTGGCTGCTGTCGATCATCACTTTGCCCTTCACGACGGAGTTGGTGACCAACCACGGGTTCGGCCAGGGATCCGGAATGGTGTACATGATCAATCTCGCCGCGATCGGTGGATTCCTCGCGCTGATCGGGTGGTGGGTGTCCGCGCATCCATCGCTGCAGGCGCCGGACTTCGATCCGAACACCCAGCGGATCCGGAAATCCGTTGTGTATGTGGCCTATTTCCTCGGGGTCGGGGTGCTGTCGTTGTTCGCGCCCTCGATCGCCTCATGGGTCTTGCTCGGTATGATCCCTCTCGGTTACCTGCTCAGCAGGGGCGACACCGACGACTGA